In Clostridium sporogenes, one genomic interval encodes:
- a CDS encoding DUF975 family protein has translation MWTREQIKERAKRILKLNYWKAFLVSLVISVVTADSYGKAEKNVNKFTDDYAIFDNTMFEGLVNWTGKLLVFLASIAIILLILRVVVGYMLEVGGRKFFIKAAEGETNMGYLGYCFKEGSYFGVLVTMLLRSIYTFLWTLLLVIPGIVKSYAYSMVPYILADNPSIGAERAIQLSNKMTDGEKWDMFVLDLSFLGWYILGALALGIGVLFVNPYVDSTKAELYLILRKKSIENESTSYEELNIASCGNNI, from the coding sequence ATGTGGACACGAGAGCAGATCAAAGAAAGAGCTAAAAGAATATTAAAGCTTAATTACTGGAAAGCCTTTCTAGTAAGTTTAGTTATAAGTGTTGTAACTGCAGACAGTTATGGAAAGGCAGAAAAAAATGTTAACAAATTTACTGATGACTACGCTATCTTTGATAATACAATGTTTGAAGGATTAGTAAATTGGACAGGAAAGCTGTTAGTGTTTTTAGCATCTATAGCAATAATTTTGCTGATTTTAAGGGTTGTAGTAGGATATATGCTTGAAGTAGGTGGAAGGAAATTCTTTATTAAAGCAGCAGAAGGGGAAACTAATATGGGATACCTTGGATATTGCTTTAAAGAAGGAAGCTATTTTGGAGTGCTTGTAACAATGTTATTAAGGAGTATTTATACATTTTTATGGACTTTATTATTAGTAATACCAGGGATAGTTAAGAGCTATGCATATAGCATGGTACCATATATATTGGCAGATAATCCTTCTATAGGTGCTGAAAGAGCCATACAGTTAAGTAATAAAATGACAGATGGAGAGAAATGGGATATGTTTGTGCTTGATTTATCATTTTTGGGTTGGTATATACTAGGGGCATTAGCTCTAGGAATAGGTGTATTATTTGTAAATCCATATGTTGATTCTACAAAGGCTGAATTATATCTAATTCTTAGAAAAAAATCAATAGAAAATGAATCAACATCCTATGAAGAATTAAATATTGCAAGTTGTGGCAACAATATTTAA
- a CDS encoding methyl-accepting chemotaxis protein yields MINIFGKKNSKNDIIDQEVIVEEKHEVETTDTMEFLKEMTVQIEGIIQQHNKVNGEHEVLEKLAKQIENHMATVSNLTERTNESTNKLFSQGESLLEITKDTVSKSLEGKKSIEGMVKVIENLDIETKDTYENINALGEKLKEIGEIAQLISGIASKTNLLALNAAIEAARAGEQGKGFAVVADEVRKLAEMTGESSNNITNLISGIDSQTKNVLSSVEKSTLVVTEGVESSKGALEKIEEVLDSFNRVEDDTDSLIKTINTQKEDISKIFSGINEVDNILTKTNDQIINHIDEAHKVDKKLEESVYHIAQYVK; encoded by the coding sequence ATGATAAATATTTTTGGTAAAAAAAATAGTAAAAATGATATCATTGACCAGGAAGTTATTGTTGAAGAAAAACATGAAGTTGAAACCACAGATACTATGGAATTTCTAAAGGAAATGACTGTACAAATAGAGGGTATAATACAGCAGCATAATAAAGTTAATGGTGAACATGAGGTACTTGAAAAATTAGCAAAGCAGATTGAGAACCATATGGCAACAGTATCAAATTTAACCGAGAGGACTAATGAATCAACAAATAAGCTTTTTAGTCAAGGAGAAAGTTTGTTGGAGATTACAAAAGATACTGTAAGCAAATCCTTAGAAGGTAAAAAATCAATTGAGGGCATGGTTAAAGTAATTGAGAATCTTGATATAGAAACAAAGGATACATATGAAAATATTAATGCTTTGGGTGAAAAACTAAAAGAAATTGGAGAAATAGCTCAATTAATAAGTGGAATAGCCTCAAAAACAAATCTTCTTGCTCTTAATGCCGCTATAGAAGCAGCTCGTGCAGGAGAACAGGGTAAAGGCTTTGCGGTAGTTGCTGATGAAGTTAGAAAATTAGCAGAAATGACGGGAGAGAGTAGTAATAATATAACTAATTTAATTAGTGGTATAGATTCTCAGACTAAAAATGTTTTAAGTAGTGTGGAAAAAAGTACATTAGTAGTTACAGAAGGTGTAGAATCTTCTAAAGGAGCCCTTGAAAAAATAGAGGAAGTTTTAGATTCATTTAACAGGGTTGAAGATGACACTGATAGTCTAATTAAAACAATTAATACTCAGAAGGAAGATATAAGCAAAATTTTTAGTGGGATAAATGAGGTAGACAACATTCTTACTAAAACAAATGATCAAATTATAAATCATATAGATGAGGCTCATAAAGTAGATAAAAAATTAGAGGAAAGTGTATATCATATAGCCCAATATGTAAAATAA
- the queC gene encoding 7-cyano-7-deazaguanine synthase QueC, whose amino-acid sequence MNKEKAIVVFSGGQDSTTCLFWAKKKYKEVIAVSFDYNQKHKLELECAKDICKKYNIEHKILDLNLLNQLAPNSLTRQDITVDKSAPKEGVPNSFVDGRNLLFLSFVAVFAKQRGINAIITGVSQSDFSGYPDCRDVFIKSLNVTLNLAMDYEFEILTPLMWINKAETWKMAYDLGVLDIVKEETLTCYNGIKADGCGECPACKLRKKGYLEFEKEYLK is encoded by the coding sequence ATGAATAAGGAAAAAGCAATAGTAGTATTTAGTGGTGGACAAGATAGTACAACCTGTTTGTTTTGGGCAAAGAAAAAGTATAAAGAAGTTATAGCAGTATCCTTTGATTATAACCAAAAGCATAAGTTAGAGTTAGAATGTGCAAAGGATATATGTAAAAAATATAATATTGAACATAAGATTTTAGACTTAAACTTACTAAATCAATTAGCACCAAATTCACTAACTAGACAGGATATAACTGTTGATAAAAGTGCGCCAAAAGAGGGAGTACCTAATTCCTTTGTAGATGGAAGAAACTTATTATTTTTGAGTTTTGTTGCAGTATTTGCAAAACAAAGAGGAATAAATGCTATCATAACTGGTGTATCACAAAGTGATTTTAGTGGATATCCAGATTGTAGAGATGTGTTCATAAAATCCTTAAATGTCACATTAAACCTAGCTATGGATTATGAATTTGAAATACTTACACCACTAATGTGGATTAATAAAGCGGAAACTTGGAAAATGGCCTATGATTTAGGAGTTCTTGATATAGTTAAAGAAGAAACCTTAACATGCTATAATGGAATAAAAGCGGATGGATGTGGAGAATGTCCAGCTTGTAAATTGAGAAAAAAGGGATATTTAGAGTTTGAAAAAGAGTATTTAAAATAA
- the folE gene encoding GTP cyclohydrolase I FolE has translation MAIDVKAIEEHIKGILIALGDNPEREGLKDTPKRVAKMYEEVFKGMCYTNDEIAEMFNVTFEDDLCVSDNVGDMVFMKDIEIFSHCEHHLALMYNMKVAIAYIPKGKIIGLSKIARIADMVGRRLQLQERIGSDIAEILKMITDSEDVAVIIEGEHGCMTTRGIKKPGAKTITTTLRGKFNTDTIVSNKLMMLYTK, from the coding sequence ATGGCAATTGATGTTAAGGCCATTGAAGAGCACATAAAAGGAATTTTGATAGCATTAGGAGATAATCCAGAAAGAGAAGGGTTAAAGGATACACCAAAACGTGTAGCTAAAATGTATGAAGAAGTATTTAAGGGTATGTGCTATACCAATGATGAAATCGCAGAAATGTTTAATGTAACTTTTGAAGATGATTTATGTGTAAGCGATAATGTAGGCGATATGGTTTTTATGAAGGATATAGAGATATTTAGTCATTGTGAACATCACTTAGCACTTATGTACAATATGAAAGTAGCTATAGCATATATACCTAAGGGAAAAATTATTGGATTAAGTAAAATAGCAAGAATAGCAGATATGGTAGGACGTAGACTACAGCTTCAAGAGAGAATTGGGAGTGATATAGCAGAAATTCTAAAGATGATAACTGATTCAGAGGATGTAGCTGTTATTATAGAAGGTGAACATGGCTGTATGACCACTAGAGGAATAAAAAAGCCAGGTGCTAAAACTATAACAACTACATTAAGAGGAAAATTTAATACTGATACAATTGTAAGCAATAAATTAATGATGCTTTATACAAAATAA